Proteins encoded by one window of Cylindrospermum stagnale PCC 7417:
- a CDS encoding FHA domain-containing protein, whose amino-acid sequence MTNQIQLSWEDPATGERREPNLSVPIAFGREFARLPVELRGQRVSRMLLNSNEVSRYHALIDWEQNQPIVIDQGSVNGVVVNGQRQTRSVLANGDTLQIGPYIIMVTFGVNAATQAISPPSIIQFNPNTNLPDPSLAPARPATPLGGNFPPPAFQAENVSVQVLHATGLPVDECDYLAIGAGLGSFVWVDLLRISGVRADKILAMGLEAEPYARYKRLCLNSQIPLQERLRSNSDSCPDNIWGWPSYALRESWRDFTKGQMNSAFKYLWQVFSEPTFIETYTPRAANVFDSIDREAQRIGWNQIYRYGRVRSIRKTDDGRYCVAYSRQGGGNHAFVVTRYLHLATGYPAIQFLPDLQAYREKYQDFKTVVNAYETHDHVYQQLEAQGGTVLIRGRGIVASRIFQRIYQARQQNRQITVLHLMRSPKPQGNKFQKAQRLVKNHYEFQPFNWPKACWGGELRAMLEKATPEERKSLLADWGGTTTADRQDWQRITEQGLKEGWYQIAFGEVLGVERDAQNRTITRIQEKGFGEMNLAADFIIDATGLDAKVDASPLLLDLVKHYNLPLNYLGRLVVANNFELAEMRSGKGQMYAAGAITLGGPYAAVDSFLGLQYAALVAVDGLATARAPGVQRLNVISSFGQWLKWALNQSP is encoded by the coding sequence ATGACTAACCAAATTCAATTAAGTTGGGAAGATCCAGCAACCGGAGAACGGCGAGAACCAAATTTGAGTGTGCCGATCGCATTTGGCCGAGAATTCGCCCGTTTACCCGTTGAACTCAGGGGACAGCGTGTTTCGCGAATGCTGCTGAATAGTAACGAAGTCTCTCGCTATCATGCCCTAATTGACTGGGAACAAAATCAGCCGATAGTGATTGATCAAGGTAGTGTTAATGGTGTAGTTGTCAACGGTCAACGGCAAACGCGCAGTGTTTTGGCTAATGGCGATACGTTACAAATTGGCCCCTACATAATCATGGTGACGTTTGGTGTCAACGCCGCCACACAAGCCATTAGCCCTCCCTCAATAATTCAGTTTAACCCCAATACCAATCTCCCAGACCCCAGTTTAGCGCCAGCCCGTCCAGCAACGCCCCTAGGCGGCAATTTTCCCCCACCAGCATTTCAGGCAGAAAATGTCTCTGTACAAGTGCTTCATGCTACAGGCTTACCCGTGGATGAATGTGATTATCTCGCAATTGGGGCGGGACTTGGTAGTTTTGTCTGGGTTGATTTACTGCGAATTAGTGGCGTCCGTGCTGACAAGATTTTGGCTATGGGATTAGAGGCGGAACCTTATGCACGTTATAAGCGCCTTTGTCTAAATTCGCAAATTCCCTTACAGGAAAGATTGCGCTCTAATTCTGACTCCTGTCCTGATAATATTTGGGGCTGGCCTAGTTATGCCTTGCGGGAATCTTGGCGTGATTTCACGAAAGGTCAGATGAACTCAGCGTTTAAGTATTTGTGGCAAGTTTTTTCTGAGCCAACTTTTATCGAAACTTATACACCCCGTGCAGCTAACGTTTTTGATTCCATAGATCGAGAGGCGCAGCGCATTGGCTGGAATCAAATTTATCGTTATGGGCGAGTTAGATCAATTCGCAAAACTGATGATGGTAGGTATTGTGTCGCCTATTCTCGTCAGGGAGGCGGAAATCATGCTTTTGTCGTTACTCGTTATTTACATTTAGCTACCGGGTATCCAGCAATTCAATTTCTCCCAGATTTGCAGGCTTATCGCGAAAAATATCAAGATTTTAAGACCGTTGTCAATGCTTATGAAACGCACGATCATGTTTATCAACAATTAGAGGCACAGGGTGGGACTGTATTGATTCGGGGGCGGGGTATTGTGGCTTCGCGAATTTTCCAGCGGATTTATCAGGCTAGACAACAAAACCGCCAGATTACAGTTTTGCATTTAATGCGATCGCCTAAACCCCAAGGCAACAAATTTCAAAAAGCCCAACGTCTAGTCAAAAATCATTACGAATTTCAACCCTTCAACTGGCCAAAAGCCTGTTGGGGTGGTGAACTCCGGGCAATGTTAGAAAAAGCAACTCCCGAAGAACGCAAAAGCTTACTAGCAGACTGGGGCGGCACAACTACAGCAGACCGTCAAGACTGGCAACGCATCACCGAACAAGGTTTAAAAGAAGGCTGGTATCAAATTGCTTTTGGTGAGGTCTTAGGAGTAGAACGAGATGCCCAAAACCGCACAATTACCCGTATCCAAGAAAAAGGTTTTGGGGAAATGAATCTAGCCGCTGACTTTATTATTGATGCCACCGGACTAGATGCCAAAGTAGATGCCAGTCCCCTACTGTTAGACTTAGTCAAACATTACAACCTACCCCTAAATTATCTAGGGCGGTTAGTAGTAGCAAACAATTTTGAATTAGCAGAAATGCGTAGTGGTAAAGGGCAGATGTATGCAGCCGGGGCAATTACTCTCGGTGGCCCCTATGCAGCCGTTGATAGTTTCCTCGGCTTGCAGTATGCCGCCCTAGTCGCCGTCGATGGACTCGCCACCGCCCGTGCGCCAGGAGTCCAGCGTTTAAATGTTATAAGTTCCTTTGGGCAGTGGTTGAAGTGGGCGTTAAATCAGTCACCTTAG
- a CDS encoding FHA domain-containing protein, with protein MNALTLQWHDAGQNKIQNIYEQQPSKNLGTVRIGRDPRQCDIVVTNPTVSGLHVEIFFHNQQQCFYIRNLRSPNPPLVDGKQLVQGEIPLSEGSLIYLGQMKLQVTAVTINSIPATILTPPSPAAQIQPQINLGHHHHQQSSPTHPRGVYALECPRCHKVSPAENLQIGCTWCGTSLAAAASVLVAPSN; from the coding sequence ATGAACGCACTAACTTTACAGTGGCACGATGCAGGTCAAAATAAAATACAGAATATATACGAACAACAGCCAAGCAAAAATCTTGGCACTGTCCGCATCGGTCGTGATCCACGACAGTGCGATATTGTTGTGACTAACCCGACTGTATCTGGTCTGCATGTGGAAATCTTTTTTCACAACCAACAGCAATGCTTTTATATTAGAAATTTGCGATCGCCAAATCCCCCCCTTGTAGATGGAAAGCAACTAGTCCAAGGTGAAATACCTCTTAGTGAGGGCAGCTTAATCTATTTAGGACAAATGAAACTCCAAGTTACTGCTGTGACCATCAACAGCATTCCGGCAACAATTTTGACACCACCGTCACCCGCAGCCCAGATTCAGCCGCAAATAAATCTAGGACATCACCACCATCAACAGTCATCCCCAACACATCCGCGAGGAGTTTATGCCTTAGAGTGTCCCAGATGTCATAAAGTTTCCCCGGCTGAAAATCTGCAAATAGGCTGTACTTGGTGTGGTACATCTTTAGCAGCAGCAGCCAGTGTACTGGTAGCACCCAGTAATTGA
- the nfi gene encoding deoxyribonuclease V (cleaves DNA at apurinic or apyrimidinic sites): MKIYQPHAWPSTLQEAIAIQESLQTQVITTDQLKEPVQYVAGVDMGFLEDGTVSRAAVAVLSFPDLQVVETSLAYRPTTFPYIPGFLSFREIPAVLDALEKIKITPHIILCDGQGIAHPRRFGIACHLGLLLDMPTIGVAKSLLIGKHEELPDTKGSWQPLIHQGDKIGAVLRTRTGVKPVYVSSGHRISLPTAIDYVLRCTLKYRLPETTRIADRLASAR, translated from the coding sequence ATGAAAATTTATCAACCTCATGCTTGGCCCTCGACACTACAGGAAGCCATAGCTATCCAAGAAAGCCTGCAAACACAGGTAATCACCACAGATCAACTGAAAGAACCTGTCCAGTATGTTGCCGGTGTGGATATGGGTTTTCTCGAAGATGGTACAGTTAGCCGTGCAGCTGTAGCAGTGCTGAGTTTTCCCGATTTGCAAGTGGTGGAGACAAGCCTAGCATACCGTCCCACAACTTTTCCCTACATTCCTGGTTTCCTGTCCTTTCGGGAAATCCCCGCTGTTCTCGATGCTTTAGAAAAAATTAAAATTACACCACATATTATTCTGTGTGATGGTCAGGGAATTGCTCATCCCCGCAGATTTGGGATAGCTTGCCATCTAGGTTTGTTGCTGGATATGCCGACAATTGGCGTAGCAAAATCGTTGCTAATTGGCAAGCATGAGGAATTACCAGATACGAAAGGTAGCTGGCAACCGTTGATACATCAAGGTGACAAGATTGGGGCAGTTTTACGGACGCGCACGGGGGTGAAACCTGTGTATGTCTCTAGTGGCCATCGAATCAGCCTACCGACGGCGATTGATTACGTATTGCGCTGCACGCTAAAATATCGCCTGCCAGAAACTACGCGTATTGCTGATAGATTAGCGTCTGCGAGATAA
- a CDS encoding prohibitin family protein translates to MRNTSINFGNNFQFSFYIVGGILLIFAIFLRPFTIVNAGERGVIMKFGKVQDQVLDEGIHPIMPIVTSVKKLSVRVKQNSFNSDAASKDLQKITTELAVNWHIDPIEVNKVFQRVGDQEQIITGIITPAVSEVLKAATSKQTAEEIITKRTELKEEIDKNLKTRLAAYGLIVDDVSLVNFAFSPEFAKAIESKQIAEQEAKQAGFIAQKATQEAQADVNRAKGQAEAQRLQRLTLTPDLLQKQAIEKWDGRFPMVMGGNGAVPLININPDNLASAEKKN, encoded by the coding sequence ATGCGTAACACCAGCATAAATTTTGGCAATAATTTTCAGTTCAGTTTTTATATCGTCGGGGGAATATTGTTAATATTTGCAATATTTCTCCGTCCCTTTACTATAGTTAACGCTGGGGAACGGGGCGTAATCATGAAATTTGGCAAAGTCCAGGATCAAGTTTTAGATGAAGGCATCCACCCAATTATGCCCATTGTCACATCGGTTAAAAAACTCAGTGTGCGTGTAAAACAAAATAGCTTTAATTCTGATGCTGCTTCCAAAGACCTCCAAAAAATCACAACAGAACTCGCTGTCAACTGGCACATTGATCCAATCGAGGTAAATAAGGTTTTTCAAAGAGTTGGAGATCAAGAACAAATCATTACAGGAATAATTACCCCTGCTGTATCTGAGGTTTTGAAAGCAGCAACCTCAAAACAAACAGCAGAAGAAATCATCACCAAGAGAACGGAACTCAAAGAAGAAATTGATAAGAATCTCAAAACCAGGTTAGCAGCTTACGGGTTGATAGTTGATGATGTTTCACTAGTAAATTTTGCCTTTTCTCCAGAGTTTGCTAAAGCAATTGAATCTAAACAAATAGCTGAACAAGAAGCAAAACAAGCAGGATTTATTGCTCAAAAAGCTACTCAAGAAGCTCAAGCAGATGTCAACCGAGCTAAAGGTCAAGCTGAAGCACAAAGATTACAGCGGCTAACTTTAACACCAGATTTATTGCAAAAGCAAGCAATAGAAAAATGGGATGGGCGCTTTCCAATGGTAATGGGTGGTAATGGCGCCGTACCATTGATTAATATTAATCCTGATAATTTAGCCAGTGCCGAAAAGAAAAATTAG
- a CDS encoding DNA cytosine methyltransferase yields MRSRRPGNSANATQLEPLDLQLGKGTNLSRRNNAQKRPIAVDLFAGAGGMTLGFEQAGFDVLASVEIDPIHCATHQFNFPFWKIFCKSIVEITSEEIRSFSDIGEQEIDVVFGGPPCQGFSLIGKRNLDDPRNGLVDHYIRLVLELQPKFVVLENVKGMTVGKHQEFILEIIYKFEENGYQVLKNYKILNAAEYGVPQNRERLFLLACRQDLELPNYPLPTSKPAKKKIAKSNNLPLSPTVSKAFQGLPVIENYSELYEQDWVVADFGHPSNYVKKINNIYFKSNNYSYQRQSNSRILTSSLRTFHTEESIKRFASTLPGKIEPISRLHKLDPKGICNTLRAGTASNRGSFTSPRPIHPDIPRCITVREAARLHSYPDWFRFHVTKWHGFRQIGNSVPPLLAKAIASEIIKVLHISPSKPKNIQDLGDDNLLKLNMSQAAKNYGVNADIIEPRIRSIKEKILIETL; encoded by the coding sequence ATGCGATCGCGCCGCCCAGGAAATTCTGCAAATGCTACCCAGTTAGAGCCTTTAGATTTGCAGTTGGGAAAAGGCACAAATTTATCACGACGAAATAATGCTCAGAAAAGACCAATAGCCGTCGATTTATTTGCCGGCGCTGGGGGAATGACTCTCGGTTTTGAGCAAGCGGGTTTTGATGTATTAGCATCTGTTGAAATCGACCCAATTCATTGTGCAACCCACCAATTTAATTTTCCATTTTGGAAGATTTTTTGTAAAAGTATTGTAGAAATTACCAGCGAAGAAATTAGAAGTTTCTCTGATATTGGCGAGCAAGAAATTGATGTCGTATTTGGTGGACCACCATGTCAAGGTTTTTCCTTAATAGGTAAACGGAATTTGGATGATCCGCGAAACGGTTTAGTTGATCATTATATCCGTTTAGTTCTAGAGTTACAACCCAAGTTTGTAGTTTTAGAAAACGTTAAAGGGATGACTGTAGGAAAACACCAGGAGTTTATTTTAGAAATCATTTATAAATTTGAAGAAAACGGTTATCAAGTTCTCAAAAATTACAAAATTTTAAATGCAGCAGAATATGGAGTACCTCAAAATCGTGAGCGATTATTTTTGTTGGCTTGTCGTCAAGATTTAGAATTACCAAATTATCCTTTACCAACTTCTAAACCTGCTAAAAAAAAGATAGCTAAAAGTAATAACCTCCCATTAAGCCCTACAGTTAGCAAAGCTTTTCAAGGACTGCCTGTCATTGAAAATTATTCAGAACTATATGAACAAGACTGGGTAGTTGCAGATTTTGGTCACCCAAGCAATTATGTGAAAAAAATTAATAATATTTACTTTAAATCCAATAACTATTCTTATCAACGTCAATCTAATTCTAGAATCCTCACATCTAGTTTAAGAACATTCCATACTGAAGAATCAATTAAAAGATTCGCGTCTACTTTACCTGGTAAAATAGAACCTATCAGCCGCTTACATAAACTTGACCCTAAAGGTATTTGTAATACACTTAGAGCGGGAACTGCTAGTAATAGAGGCTCATTTACTTCTCCTCGGCCGATTCACCCAGATATTCCCAGATGTATCACTGTCAGGGAAGCTGCGCGTTTACATTCTTATCCAGACTGGTTTAGATTTCATGTGACAAAATGGCATGGTTTTCGCCAAATTGGTAATTCTGTGCCACCGTTATTAGCTAAAGCGATAGCATCAGAAATTATCAAAGTTCTGCATATATCACCATCTAAGCCTAAAAATATTCAAGATTTGGGTGATGATAATTTGTTAAAGTTGAATATGTCTCAAGCGGCTAAAAATTACGGCGTTAACGCAGATATTATTGAGCCGAGAATCCGAAGCATCAAAGAAAAAATCCTAATAGAGACTTTATAG
- the lpxB gene encoding lipid-A-disaccharide synthase, with protein MRIFISTGEVSGDLQGSLLITALQRQAVAAGLELEIVALGGDKMAEAGATILGHTSGIGSMGLIESLPYILPTLQVQRVAIASLKQNPPDLVVLIDYMGPNIGIGNYMRRHLPQVPVAYYIAPQEWVWSMNVDNTTRIVSFTDKLLAIFPEEARYYQKNGANVSWVGHPLVDRMEKAPSRQAARAQLGIEPDQMAIALLPASRHQEIKYLLPVIFQAAQTIQSKLPEVHFWIPLSLEIYRQPIEEAIQHYGLRATVILDQQKEVFAAVDFAITKSGTVNLELALFNVPQVVVYRLSPITAWFARNILKGSIPFASPPNLVLMRPIVPEFLQEQATPENITQAAMELLLNPSRREQTLADYQEMRQCLGEVGVCDRAAQEILQMLPS; from the coding sequence ATGCGGATATTTATCAGCACTGGCGAAGTTTCTGGCGATTTGCAAGGGTCGCTACTAATTACAGCGCTACAGCGTCAAGCTGTAGCTGCTGGATTAGAGTTAGAGATTGTGGCTCTAGGTGGTGACAAAATGGCAGAGGCGGGGGCAACCATTTTGGGTCATACTAGTGGTATTGGTTCAATGGGTCTGATCGAATCCCTGCCTTATATTTTGCCAACTCTCCAAGTACAACGAGTGGCGATCGCATCCCTAAAGCAAAATCCCCCTGATTTAGTGGTACTAATTGACTATATGGGGCCAAATATTGGTATTGGCAACTATATGCGACGGCATTTGCCCCAAGTGCCTGTGGCCTATTACATCGCGCCTCAAGAGTGGGTTTGGTCGATGAATGTAGATAACACTACCCGCATTGTCAGTTTTACAGACAAGTTGTTGGCAATCTTTCCCGAAGAAGCCCGTTATTATCAAAAAAATGGCGCTAATGTTAGTTGGGTGGGACATCCTCTTGTTGACCGGATGGAGAAAGCTCCCAGTCGTCAAGCAGCCCGCGCTCAATTGGGAATTGAGCCAGACCAAATGGCGATCGCTCTTTTGCCCGCTTCTCGCCACCAAGAAATAAAATATTTATTACCAGTAATTTTCCAAGCTGCCCAAACTATTCAAAGTAAATTACCTGAAGTTCATTTTTGGATTCCCCTATCTTTAGAAATCTACAGACAGCCAATTGAGGAGGCGATCCAGCATTACGGTCTACGAGCTACAGTGATATTAGATCAACAAAAAGAAGTTTTTGCCGCTGTTGATTTTGCCATTACTAAATCTGGTACTGTCAACTTAGAACTGGCTCTGTTCAATGTGCCCCAAGTCGTAGTTTACCGCCTAAGCCCAATTACGGCTTGGTTTGCCCGTAACATCCTCAAAGGTTCTATTCCCTTTGCCTCACCGCCCAATTTAGTACTGATGAGGCCAATTGTGCCAGAGTTCTTACAAGAGCAAGCCACACCAGAAAATATTACCCAAGCGGCAATGGAATTGCTACTCAATCCCAGTCGGAGAGAGCAAACGTTGGCAGATTATCAGGAAATGCGGCAGTGTTTGGGAGAAGTAGGAGTATGCGATCGCGCCGCCCAGGAAATTCTGCAAATGCTACCCAGTTAG
- the lpxA gene encoding acyl-ACP--UDP-N-acetylglucosamine O-acyltransferase, with product MKTLIHPTAVIHPNSEVHPTVQVGAYAVIGAHVKIGSETVIGAHVVLEGPCEIGARNQIFPGAAIGMEPQDLKYVGEPTWVKIGNNNLIREYVTINRATGGGEATVIGDGNLLMAYVHVGHNCVIEDSVVIANSVALAGHVHIESRARLSGVLGVHQFVHIGGMAMVGGMARIDRDVPPYMLVEGNPALIRTLNLVGLKRSGMDSGDFQILKKAFRILYRSNLTFKQALEELEQLGDTTELQHLRRFLLLSQMPGRRGLVPGKGKKGVSDES from the coding sequence TTGAAGACGCTTATTCATCCAACTGCTGTAATTCATCCTAACTCGGAAGTCCATCCAACAGTGCAAGTCGGTGCCTATGCTGTGATTGGAGCGCATGTCAAAATCGGCTCTGAAACTGTAATTGGTGCTCACGTCGTGCTAGAAGGCCCGTGTGAAATTGGGGCGCGAAATCAGATTTTTCCGGGTGCAGCTATCGGCATGGAACCCCAGGATCTCAAATATGTGGGAGAACCTACCTGGGTCAAAATTGGCAACAATAATTTGATTCGTGAGTACGTTACCATTAACCGCGCTACTGGCGGCGGTGAAGCGACTGTAATTGGTGACGGTAACTTGTTGATGGCTTATGTCCATGTGGGCCATAACTGCGTGATTGAAGACTCTGTGGTAATTGCCAACTCTGTGGCGTTGGCGGGTCATGTTCACATAGAGTCACGCGCTAGACTGAGTGGGGTTTTAGGTGTCCATCAATTTGTACATATCGGTGGTATGGCAATGGTGGGAGGTATGGCACGCATTGACCGGGATGTGCCCCCATACATGCTAGTGGAGGGAAATCCGGCGCTGATTAGAACCCTCAACTTGGTGGGACTTAAACGCTCTGGTATGGACTCAGGGGACTTCCAAATTCTGAAAAAAGCTTTCCGCATTCTCTACCGCTCTAACTTAACTTTTAAGCAAGCTTTGGAAGAACTGGAACAGCTAGGGGATACCACAGAATTACAGCATCTGCGTCGCTTTCTGCTACTATCCCAAATGCCAGGAAGGCGTGGTTTGGTTCCCGGAAAGGGGAAAAAAGGTGTAAGTGATGAGTCTTGA
- the fabZ gene encoding 3-hydroxyacyl-ACP dehydratase FabZ, with translation MSIPTANSIDETTPESTTPQGNNENTLISEIKTTFTSEEIQQLLPHRYPFLLVDRVIDYVPGKRAVGIKNVTFNEPHFQGHFPGRPLMPGVLIVEAMAQVGGIVMIQMPDSEGGLFVFAGIDKVRFRRQVVPGDQLVMTVELLWIKQRRFSKIRARAEVDGQLAAEGELMFSLVS, from the coding sequence ATGTCAATTCCCACTGCCAATTCCATCGACGAGACTACACCAGAATCTACTACACCTCAGGGAAATAATGAAAATACGCTTATATCTGAAATTAAAACGACTTTCACATCTGAAGAAATTCAGCAACTCCTACCCCACCGATACCCTTTTTTACTTGTAGACCGGGTTATTGATTACGTACCCGGTAAACGAGCGGTGGGTATTAAAAATGTCACATTCAATGAACCCCATTTTCAAGGGCATTTTCCAGGACGTCCACTAATGCCGGGAGTGCTAATTGTCGAAGCAATGGCACAAGTCGGGGGTATAGTCATGATCCAAATGCCTGATAGTGAAGGTGGACTGTTCGTTTTTGCCGGAATCGATAAAGTCCGCTTCCGTCGCCAAGTGGTACCGGGAGATCAGCTAGTGATGACCGTGGAACTGTTGTGGATAAAACAACGTCGTTTCAGTAAAATTCGAGCTCGCGCCGAAGTTGATGGTCAGCTAGCTGCTGAAGGCGAACTTATGTTTTCTCTAGTTAGCTAA
- the lpxC gene encoding UDP-3-O-acyl-N-acetylglucosamine deacetylase → MQQHTLAAEITQTGVGLHSGVSTHVRILPAYVGSGRYFVRVDLPDLPIIPAQVTAVSQTVLSTQLGKGEVCVRTVEHLLAALVGMGVDNARIEIDGPEVPLLDGSAMLWTDSIAQVGLVSQPVTSDKVPLAIQQPLWVYQGDAFACALPAPETRFSYGIDFELSAIGNQWHSWSLTGDLENTSASFAASIAPARTFGLLHQIEYLQQSGLIKGGSLDNALICGNEGWLNPPLRFANEPVRHKILDLVGDLSLLGTFPLAHFIMYKASHNLHIQLAQKILDSI, encoded by the coding sequence ATGCAACAGCACACCTTAGCTGCGGAAATCACCCAAACAGGCGTGGGACTGCATAGCGGTGTGAGTACCCACGTACGGATACTACCAGCCTACGTGGGAAGTGGGCGCTACTTTGTGCGGGTGGATTTGCCAGACTTGCCAATTATTCCCGCCCAAGTCACGGCGGTTAGTCAGACTGTTCTATCAACTCAGTTGGGTAAAGGTGAGGTCTGCGTTCGTACAGTGGAGCATTTGTTGGCGGCCCTGGTAGGGATGGGTGTGGATAACGCTCGCATTGAAATCGATGGGCCAGAAGTGCCGCTTTTAGACGGTTCAGCAATGCTTTGGACAGACAGCATCGCCCAAGTTGGCTTAGTTTCACAACCAGTCACCAGTGACAAAGTACCTTTGGCTATTCAGCAGCCTTTATGGGTCTATCAAGGTGATGCTTTTGCCTGCGCCCTCCCAGCACCAGAAACCCGCTTTAGCTATGGTATTGACTTTGAGTTATCCGCTATTGGTAATCAATGGCACAGTTGGTCACTAACTGGCGATTTAGAAAATACCTCTGCTAGCTTTGCTGCGTCCATTGCTCCCGCTCGTACTTTTGGTTTACTGCACCAAATTGAATATCTGCAACAGTCAGGATTAATCAAAGGTGGCAGTTTGGATAATGCACTCATTTGTGGGAATGAAGGTTGGTTAAATCCGCCATTAAGATTTGCAAATGAGCCAGTACGTCATAAAATCTTGGATTTAGTAGGAGATTTGAGTTTATTGGGAACTTTCCCCCTAGCTCATTTCATAATGTATAAGGCTAGTCACAATTTACACATTCAACTAGCCCAAAAGATTTTAGATTCGATCTAA